One Methanotorris formicicus Mc-S-70 DNA segment encodes these proteins:
- a CDS encoding DUF2334 domain-containing protein → MLLPILLIFGIYKVIYIDEKINLNTKPPNFKNNVYTHKPIILVHDVSPLYYNELKEIVKIIDKYHYQNRTYLFVIVNHNNRYNLKNYPKFVEFLHKLEDKGYHIELHGYNHIDGEFNCNKEVAKEKIKKSLEILNACGFNNISYIIPPRYEVSKDAENVMLSYNLTIITKNYIITKTGKIPIENREYTWYLPKSFTGIVFPIAEFDYKMSKYLFYLSIHPKSINYGGGIEFLDEFLNQTTITK, encoded by the coding sequence ATGCTACTTCCGATTTTACTTATATTTGGCATTTACAAAGTTATATATATAGATGAAAAGATAAACTTAAATACCAAACCCCCGAATTTTAAAAATAATGTATATACCCACAAACCCATAATCTTAGTGCATGACGTGAGTCCCCTGTACTATAATGAGTTGAAGGAAATTGTGAAGATAATAGATAAATACCACTATCAAAATAGAACATATTTATTTGTCATAGTAAACCACAACAATAGATACAATTTAAAAAATTATCCGAAATTTGTTGAGTTTCTTCATAAATTGGAAGATAAAGGATACCATATCGAACTGCATGGCTACAACCATATAGATGGTGAATTTAACTGCAATAAAGAGGTTGCAAAAGAAAAAATTAAAAAATCATTGGAAATATTGAATGCTTGTGGATTTAATAATATATCTTATATCATACCACCAAGATACGAAGTTTCAAAGGATGCTGAAAATGTTATGCTATCCTACAACTTAACAATTATAACGAAGAATTATATTATAACAAAAACAGGAAAGATTCCAATAGAAAATAGGGAATATACATGGTATTTACCAAAAAGTTTTACAGGAATTGTGTTTCCTATAGCGGAATTTGATTATAAAATGTCTAAATACTTATTCTATCTCTCAATACATCCAAAGAGTATAAACTATGGAGGAGGAATTGAATTTTTAGATGAGTTTTTAAATCAGACAACCATAACAAAATAA